The Musa acuminata AAA Group cultivar baxijiao chromosome BXJ1-3, Cavendish_Baxijiao_AAA, whole genome shotgun sequence genome window below encodes:
- the LOC135627124 gene encoding protein ALTERED PHOSPHATE STARVATION RESPONSE 1-like — MGCGSSKAEESKLIALCRERTELIRAARDRRYALAAANAAYFQALAAVGDAFHHFVHEELAPGSSVLILPSSEGKRKARTGRGSAITAAAASSTSSSVTPLSHSLSPEGSHLPLSSGSESEASPRGAGGSTSFADGKASRVGSSGEGEISSSPHHRFSPTSPNSSFIRSSTAIPTMVSQDPFASSWPNSAYDGYGYPFYGVPIGSPPQEREDWAGPSAPAVAPGTPPQPPPNEASSWDFLDPFNYYEEFLPYYSGGKYGSRSSISSPDLSEVRKREGIPDLEEEAEVEMTENNVVDDDLRQKDSFSRSSNSGPSREIGGKHEKVGIELEEKERRSSSAGSKTISGGEDAGSNGKKKGVTFEDVSYVTEESVRSSEKPLSAYSDDDQPLPVQGTRDVMEVVQEIEEHFSSAAGCGEDISQMLELGKLPYRSRSKMHRVISSRIWDRMALPLLIRSRLSLSRHSSKSTIRRKAGNAVARNSTVARSGSLSSTLEKLYVWEKKLYREVKDEEKLRVSYDKKHKWLKALDDRGAENSKIDLTWASVRKLCTKISIIIKSANAISSRMHKIRDEELQPLLIELIQGFIRMWKSLLDCHQRQLRAVSNCKSHSLMMKTRSPRGPAAKATKKLELELLNWCNCFDEWIRIQRAYVEVLNEWLMKWLPQEQEQTPDGLAPFSPTRLGAPSAFIISNDWHHAIESISEEKVVERMRAFAEIIRVIRKSQEEERQQRLEEERLLQVYDRRLRSRQANQTNGHLEILSRHEGRPKHGDDSSMALYTLRQRLDEKRSTQKETLRRLQDAASSILPSGLLPIVQELETFTAEALHVYSEIRTSNSGGA; from the exons ATGGGATGCGGGAGCTCTAAGGCGGAGGAGTCCAAGCTGATCGCACTCTGCCGGGAGAGGACGGAGCTGATCCGCGCGGCGAGAGACCGCCGGTACGCCCTCGCTGCCGCCAACGCGGCCTACTTCCAGGCGCTCGCCGCCGTCGGGGACGCGTTCCACCACTTCGTCCACGAGGAGCTGGCGCCGGGGTCCTCCGTCCTCATCCTCCCCTCATCCGAGGGCAAAAGGAAGGCCAGGACTGGTCGCGGCAGTGCCATTACCGCCGCCGCTGCCTCGTCAACTTCCTCTTCTGTGACGCCACTCTCGCACTCCCTGTCGCCGGAGGGCTCCCACCTGCCTCTGTCCTCGGGGTCGGAGTCCGAGGCGAGCCCGCGGGGTGCAGGCGGCTCCACTTCGTTCGCCGACGGAAAGGCCAGCAGGGTCGGGAGTAGTGGTGAAGGAGAGATTTCATCTTCCCCTCATCATCGCTTTTCGCCTACCAGCCCTAATTCTTCGTTCATCAGGTCATCGACGGCGATCCCCACAATGGTCTCCCAGGATCCGTTCGCATCATCTTGGCCGAATTCTGCGTATGATGGATATGGGTATCCTTTCTATGGTGTGCCAATTGGATCTCCGCCGCAGGAAAGAGAGGATTGGGCAGGTCCTTCGGCACCGGCTGTTGCCCCTGGTACTCCACCGCAACCACCACCTAACGAAGCCTCTTCTTGGGACTTCTTAGACCCCTTCAATTACTACGAGGAGTTCTTGCCCTATTATTCCGGAGGAAAGTATGGTTCACGCTCCTCCATAAGCAGTCCTGATTTGAGCGAGGTGCGTAAGCGGGAAGGAATTCCTGATCTTGAAGAGGAAGCAGAGGTGGAAATGACTGAGAATAACGTAGTTGATGATGATTTGAGACAGAAGGATTCTTTCTCTAGAAGCTCAAATTCAGGTCCCAGTCGTGAAATTGGAGGAAAGCATGAGAAGGTTGGCATTGAGttggaagagaaagagagaaggagCAGTTCAGCAGGGAGTAAAACGATAAGTGGTGGGGAGGATGCAGGATCCAATGGGAAGAAGAAAGGGGTGACATTTGAGGATGTTTCATATGTTACTGAGGAGAGCGTGCGCAGCAGTGAGAAACCATTGTCTGCTTACAGTGATGATGATCAGCCATTGCCTGTTCAAGGTACCAGGGATGTGATGGAGGTTGTGCAGGAGATTGAGGAGCATTTCAGTTCAGCTGCTGGTTGTGGTGAAGACATATCACAGATGCTTGAGCTGGGCAAGTTACCATACCGATCAAGAAGTAAAATGCATAGAG TCATCTCTTCCAGGATTTGGGATCGCATGGCTCTGCCTTTGTTGATACGTTCACGCCTTTCTCTGTCACGGCATTCAAGTAAGAGCACAATAAGGAGAAAAGCTGGCAATGCAGTTGCTCGAAACAGCACTGTTGCAAGGTCTGGCAGCCTTTCATCAACATTGGAGAAGTTGTATGTATGGGAGAAGAAACTCTACAGGGAAGTCAAG GATGAAGAAAAACTACGAGTCAGCTATGACAAGAAGCACAAGTGGCTCAAAGCTTTAGACGATAGAGGGGCAGAGAACTCCAAGATTGACTTGACCTGGGCATCCGTAAGAAAGCTGTGTACAAAAATAAGCATTATCATTAAATCAGCTAATGCTATCTCAAGCAGGATGCACAAGATACGAGATGAAGAGTTGCAGCCCCTGCTTATCGAACTCATCCAAGG ATTTATAAGAATGTGGAAGTCTCTGCTGGATTGTCATCAGAGGCAGTTGCGTGCTGTGTCTAACTGCAAAAGCCACAGCTTGATGATGAAAACCAGGAGCCCAAGAGGACCTGCTGCAAAGGCGACAAAGAAATTGGAGTTGGAGCTGCTAAACTGGTGCAACTGTTTCGACGAGTGGATAAGAATCCAGAGAGCTTACGTTGAAGTCCTCAATGAATGGCTAATGAAATGGCTTCCTCAGGAACAAGAGCAAACCCCTGATGGACTCGCACCTTTCTCCCCAACCAGACTCGGGGCTCCATCTGCATTTATCATCTCTAACGATTGGCACCATGCAATTGAGAGTATCTCGGAGGAAAAGGTTGTTGAAAGGATGCGTGCTTTTGCAGAAATCATCCGCGTGATACGGAAGAGTCAAGAGGAGGAACGACAGCAAAGACTTGAAGAAGAGCGGCTGTTGCAAGTTTATGATAGAAGGCTAAGATCTAGGCAGGCAAACCAGACAAATGGGCATCTAGAGATTCTGTCACGCCATGAGGGCCGTCCGAAGCACGGAGATGATTCCTCAATGGCATTGTACACCTTGAGACAGAGATTGGATGAGAAGAGATCGACTCAGAAGGAAACGTTAAGACGACTTCAAGATGCTGCTTCCAGCATTTTGCCAAGTGGTTTACTTCCAATTGTCCAAGAATTGGAAACTTTTACGGCAGAGGCACTGCATGTTTACAGTGAAATCAGAACAAGCAACAGCGGAGGGGCATAA
- the LOC103979404 gene encoding aspartic proteinase Asp1, with translation MGGWKAARRRLLFASLVFTAVIASVSAAVTTPSPKKAKALDASSAVFPIHGDVYPRGLYYVEMNIGDPPKPYFLDVDTGSDLTWIQCDAPCVRCSKGPHPWYRPKRTNLVPCRNPFCAALHSGTAQDQNCGQCDYEIEYADSGSSLGVLVADAFFLGRTLARPILAFGCGYNQQLTSPNTPALTDGVLGLGTGKVSVLSQLSDQGVTKNVVGHCLSAKGGGNLFFGDDLVPSSRMTWAPMSRIGSRNYYSPGPANLQWGTRSLGVKQKEVVFDTGSTYTYFGFQPYQAFLSAVKSDLSKTPLKEVSDDPSLSVCWRGQKPFKSVNDVKQYFKALALSFVNAKRTLLEVPPENYLIITKHGNACLGILDGTEVGLGNLNVIGDISLQDLTVVYDNERQQIGWVRAACDRPPKSGTSSSP, from the exons ATGGGTGGCTGGAAGGCCGCCCGAAGACGGCTCCTATTCGCCTCGTTGGTCTTCACCGCTGTGATCGCCTCCGTCTCCGCCGCGGTCACTACCCCCTCGCCGAAGAAGGCGAAGGCGTTAGACGCTTCCTCCGCTGTCTTCCCTATCCACGGCGATGTCTACCCGCGCGG GCTGTACTACGTGGAGATGAACATTGGCGATCCGCCGAAGCCCTACTTCTTGGACGTTGACACCGGCAGCGACCTCACCTGGATCCAATGCGACGCCCCCTGCGTTCGCTGTTCCAAG GGACCTCACCCGTGGTACCGGCCCAAGCGCACCAATCTTGTACCCTGCAGAAACCCCTTCTGCGCCGCCCTCCATTCCGGCACCGCCCAGGATCAGAACTGCGGCCAATGTGACTACGAGATCGAATACGCAGACAGCGGATCCTCTCTCGGCGTCCTCGTCGCCGACGCCTTCTTCCTCGGCCGTACCCTCGCCCGCCCCATCCTCGCCTTCGG GTGTGGGTACAATCAGCAGCTTACGAGCCCCAACACCCCAGCGCTCACCGACGGAGTTCTCGGGCTCGGCACCGGGAAGGTTAGCGTTCTGTCTCAGCTAAGCGATCAAGGGGTGACCAAGAACGTCGTCGGCCACTGTCTCAGCGCCAAGGGAGGCGGCAATCTTTTCTTCGGCGATGATTTGGTGCCCAGCTCTCGGATGACCTGGGCGCCCATGTCTCGGATTGGATCCCG GAATTATTACTCGCCCGGGCCAGCAAACCTCCAATGGGGGACTCGATCTCTCGGAGTGAAGCAGAAGGAGGTGGTTTTCGATACCGGGAGTACCTACACCTACTTTGGGTTTCAGCCATACCAGGCATTCCTCTCAGCT GTGAAGAGTGACCTGTCGAAGACGCCGCTGAAGGAGGTGTCCGACGACCCATCTCTTTCGGTGTGCTGGAGAGGGCAGAAGCCATTCAAGTCTGTGAATGATGTCAAGCAGTACTTCAAGGCATTAGCTCTGAGCTTTGTGAATGCGAAGAGAACGTTGCTCGAAGTACCTCCAGAGAACTACCTCATCATCACA AAACATGGCAATGCGTGCTTGGGAATTCTCGACGGCACCGAAGTCGGACTCGGAAATCTCAATGTCATCGGAG ACATCTCTCTGCAAGACCTCACGGTGGTTTACGACAACGAGAGGCAGCAGATCGGATGGGTCCGTGCGGCTTGTGACAGGCCTCCCAAGTCTGGAACTTCTTCCTCCCCATGA